The proteins below are encoded in one region of Belonocnema kinseyi isolate 2016_QV_RU_SX_M_011 chromosome 1, B_treatae_v1, whole genome shotgun sequence:
- the LOC117180534 gene encoding putative nuclease HARBI1, giving the protein MPTTQQERTAAQVDFYGIARFPRVTSALDCTHVKVQSFGGNDAEVFRNRKGFFSINVQAACDAQLKFTNIVARWPVASHDSTIFRNFRLHARLKAGEFTDGLILGDGGYALKPYLITPIQNPNTKAEILFDESQIRTRSTIERKFGVWKRRFPCLGTEMRFSVNHVLPVIVATAVLHNKARMAAEPMPPDDLLLNIEWNILLNEDLQNRGNVEPDAGGTRALLLHYFQR; this is encoded by the exons ATGCCGACTACACAACAAGAAAGAACAGCTGCACAAGTGGATTTTTATGGAATAGCTCGTTTTCCAAGAGTTACTTCTGCCTTAGATTGTACGCATGTTAAAGTACAATCCTTTG GGGGCAATGATGCAGAAGTATTTAGGAATAGAAAAGGATTCTTTTCTATAAACGTACAGGCCGCTTGTGATGCTCAATTGAAATTTACGAATATTGTGGCACGATGGCCGGTAGCTTCTCACGATTCGACAATCTTCAGGAATTTCAGACTACATGCTCGTCTCAAAGCTGGAGAGTTTACAGATGGTTTGATCTTGGGAGATGGAGGTTACGCATTAAAACCATACCTTATTACTCCAATACAAAATCCTAACACTAAAGCAGAGATTTTATTCGACGAGTCACAAATAAGAACTCGCAGCACTATTGAACGCAAGTTCGGGGTTTGGAAACGGAGATTTCCGTGTTTGGGGACAGAAATGCGTTTTTCGGTAAATCATGTACTTCCTGTCATAGTGGCAACTGCTGTTTTGCACAACAAAGCACGAATGGCTGCAGAACCGATGCCTCCTgatgatttacttttaaatattgaatgGAATATACTATTAAATGAAGATCTGCAAAATCGCGGAAATGTGGAACCTGATGCCGGCGGAACACGCGCACTTCTGCTTCATTACTTTCAGAGGTAA